Proteins from one Trichocoleus desertorum ATA4-8-CV12 genomic window:
- a CDS encoding thioredoxin family protein → MARTASTMLALGTQAPDFQLPDVVSGQTISLSTFADKQALLVMFICQHCPFVKHIQDQLAQLGQDYTTQNLGIIAISANDAEKYPDDGPDSLKAMAQTLGFTFPLCYDETQATAKAYTAACTPDFFLFDANRQLIYRGQLDDSRPGNDKPVTGQDLRAAIDAALSNQPINSQQLPSIGCNIKWKPGNEPAYYG, encoded by the coding sequence ATGGCACGCACTGCCTCAACCATGCTGGCTTTGGGTACCCAAGCCCCAGATTTTCAGTTACCCGATGTGGTGTCCGGTCAAACCATTTCCTTGTCCACCTTTGCTGACAAACAAGCGCTACTCGTTATGTTCATTTGTCAGCATTGCCCCTTCGTCAAGCACATTCAAGACCAACTCGCCCAACTCGGTCAAGACTACACCACCCAAAACCTTGGTATCATCGCCATCAGCGCCAACGACGCCGAAAAATACCCCGACGACGGCCCCGACTCCCTCAAAGCAATGGCTCAAACCCTTGGGTTCACCTTCCCCCTGTGCTACGACGAAACCCAAGCCACAGCCAAAGCCTACACCGCCGCCTGCACCCCCGACTTCTTCCTGTTTGACGCCAATCGCCAGCTGATCTATCGCGGTCAACTCGACGACAGCCGCCCCGGAAACGACAAACCCGTTACAGGCCAAGATTTACGAGCCGCGATCGATGCAGCCCTATCCAACCAACCCATCAACTCCCAGCAACTCCCCAGCATCGGCTGCAACATCAAATGGAAACCAGGTAACGAACCTGCCTACTACGGCTAG
- a CDS encoding Crp/Fnr family transcriptional regulator has translation MQTEAFNELFPLFNAANPETLEWLMSIATEHDYPAGRAVLMEDAWGNAVYFVVSGWVKVRRHAGEDVLTLAILGQGDFFGEMAILDESPRSTDVIALSAVQLLSISAQRFIQTLFKDSQLHHRMLQLMVRRLRQTNIRFQLRHQPPAVKLANTLVSLGENYGQASNKGTEIFNIPFQDLADVADIGIEETAKIMEKLNDKGWIKIDPAHQVIHLVHQKQLAHLAGKA, from the coding sequence ATGCAGACTGAAGCTTTTAACGAGCTTTTTCCTCTCTTTAACGCCGCCAACCCCGAAACCTTGGAATGGCTGATGTCCATTGCCACAGAACACGACTACCCAGCGGGCCGAGCGGTTTTAATGGAAGACGCTTGGGGTAATGCCGTTTACTTTGTAGTTTCCGGTTGGGTGAAAGTGCGTCGGCACGCTGGAGAAGATGTGCTGACCTTGGCAATTTTAGGTCAAGGAGACTTCTTTGGTGAAATGGCCATTCTGGACGAATCTCCCCGATCGACCGATGTCATTGCCCTCTCAGCCGTTCAATTGCTCAGCATTTCGGCTCAGCGATTTATCCAAACCTTATTCAAAGACTCCCAACTCCATCACCGCATGCTGCAACTGATGGTACGGCGGCTGCGGCAAACCAATATCCGGTTTCAACTGCGGCATCAACCCCCTGCCGTCAAGCTCGCCAATACCCTGGTTTCTTTGGGTGAAAACTACGGCCAAGCCTCCAACAAAGGCACCGAAATCTTCAATATTCCCTTTCAAGACTTGGCAGACGTAGCCGACATTGGGATAGAAGAAACTGCCAAAATTATGGAAAAGCTCAATGATAAAGGCTGGATCAAAATCGACCCAGCT